One window from the genome of Epinephelus fuscoguttatus linkage group LG3, E.fuscoguttatus.final_Chr_v1 encodes:
- the LOC125883499 gene encoding polyunsaturated fatty acid lipoxygenase ALOX15B-like: MADYEVTVYTGKLRFAGTLDMVFIKLVGNDGESKRKRLASLVGDLSFANGAVSTFTVSCPVSIGKLKLIELEKKSRLTGDNWFLDKVEVKSPEGDTYNFPIYCWITDSKVHRFREGEDTPEKASLHELKQREKDYCWRKHIEGIPHCMEAEQLSDLPLEVQFSFIKKAEFIYTAFTGLAELKLTGFANSKENWTCIDDIKRVFTGKRTDLSEYVQEHWNEDAFFGYQFLNGVNPILIRRCSALPDNFPVTDDMVFPSGQFSLADEIEKGNIFLCDYKHLDGVTANIIDEKQQYLMAPLVLLHKTPDDELMPVAIQLKQTPAEDNPIFLPTDSEYDWLTAKTFVRSADFNEHQVNAHLLRAHLLAEVFAVSLLRNVARTHPLYKLLVHHTRYTLQINFLARARLISETGSFTQFASCGGEGLVTLLQRSLSSVTYSSLCLPDDIAERGLEDVPNFYYRDDGLKLWDIIHRFVKGMLTIYYKNDEDVQQDSTLQRWISDIFEYGFLSQAGTGIPQSFTTVDELVKFVTMVIFTCTGQHSAVNSGQYDYGGWMPNTPISLQLPPPTTKGKTSETTLMDTLPNVSTTANGIAVMWLLSQQSSDFVPLGQYPEDHHCEDIPCKLVKAFQGELQALSANISIRNMSLEVPYTYMDPAVVENSVAI, encoded by the exons ATGGCAGATTATGAAGTGACCGTATACACTGGCAAGCTCCGCTTTGCCGGCACTCTTGACATGGTCTTCATTAAATTGGTAGGAAATGATGGTGAAAGTAAACGCAAGCGGCTGGCAAGCTTAGTAGGGGATTTATCCTTCGCCAATGGAGCT GTGTCTACCTTTACTGTGTCCTGCCCCGTCTCCATTGGAAAGCTGAAACTGATAGAGCTAGAGAAAAAGTCTCGCCTTACTGGGGACAATTGGTTCCTGGACAAGGTGGAAGTGAAATCACCAGAGGGAGACACCTACAACTTTCCCATCTACTGCTGGATCACTGACAGCAAGGTGCACCGCTTTAGAGAGGGAGaag ATACACCAGAAAAAGCTTCGCTGCACGAGCTGAAACAGCGAGAGAAAGACTATTG CTGGCGTAAGCATATAGAGGGAATACCCCACTGCATGGAGGCAGAACAACTCTCTGATCTGCCTTTGGAGGTCCAGTTCTCCTTCATTAAGAAAGCAGAGTTTATTTACACTGCATTTACTGG actGGCTGAACTGAAGCTGACAGGATTTGCTAATTCCAAGGAGAACTGGACTTGTATTGATGATATCAAGAGGGTGTTCACTGGCAAACGGACTGACTTATCAG AGTATGTCCAGGAACACTGGAATGAGGACGCCTTTTTTGGTTACCAGTTTCTAAATGGTGTCAACCCCATCTTGATCCGACGCTGTTCAGCTCTGCCTGATAACTTTCCTGTCACTGACGACATGGTCTTCCCCAGTGGTCAGTTCAGCTTGGCAGATGAGATAGAG AAAGGCAACATATTCCTGTGTGACTACAAGCATTTGGATGGAGTAACAGCAAACATCATTGATGAGAAGCAGCAGTACTTGATGGCTCCCCTCGTCCTGCTCCACAAAACACCTGATGATGAGCTGATGCCAGTTGCTATTCAG CTGAAGCAGACTCCAGCAGAAGACAACCCCATCTTCCTTCCTACTGATTCTGAGTACGACTGGTTGACGGCCAAGACTTTTGTGAGAAGTGCAGATTTCAACGAGCATCAAGTCAATGCTCACCTGCTGCGCGCTCATCTGCTGGCTGAAGTGTTTGCTGTGTCACTGCTGCGCAACGTGGCCAGGACACATCCACTGTACAAG CTCCTTGTACATCACACCCGCTACACTCTGCAGATCAACTTCTTAGCTCGAGCTCGTCTCATATCTGAAACAGGATCTTTCACACAG TTTGCatcctgtggtggagagggttTGGTGACACTCCTGCAAAGATCACTGTCCTCAGTGACCTACAGCTCCCTCTGCTTACCAGACGACATTGCTGAGCGTGGGCTGGAGGATGTGCCGAACTTCTACTACAGGGATGATGGACTCAAGCTTTGGGATATCATCCACAG GTTTGTGAAGGGAATGCTCACCATCTACTACAAGAATGATGAAGACGTCCAGCAAGACTCTACACTGCAGAGGTGGATTTCAGACATTTTTGAATATGGATTCCTTTCTCAAGCAGGCACAG GAATTCCACAGAGCTTTACCACTGTGGATGAGTTGGTCAAGTTTGTCACCATGGTGATCTTCACTTGCACAGGACAACACTCAGCTGTGAACAGTGGACAG TATGACTATGGCGGCTGGATGCCCAACACTCCCATCTCCCTGCAACTTCCTCCACCAACCACAAAGGGGAAAACAAGCGAGACCACTTTGATGGACACATTACCTAACGTGAGCACAACAGCTAATGGAATAGCCGTCATGTGGCTACTCAGCCAGCAGTCCTCTGACTTT GTCCCTCTTGGCCAGTACCCAGAGGACCATCACTGTGAGGATATTCCCTGCAAACTGGTGAAGGCTTTTCAAGGAGAGCTTCAAGCGTTAAGTGCAAACATCAGCATCAGAAACATGAGTCTGGAGGTGCCATACACATACATGGATCCAGCTGTGGTAGAAAATAGTGTGGCCATTTGA